One window of the Oceanicaulis sp. genome contains the following:
- a CDS encoding hemolysin family protein, which yields MTVTLLVILLLIALNGLLAMSELAIVTAREARLKVMADRGDRGAKAALELAADPGRLLSSVQIGITLVGVLAGAFSGATLGAGLAAALERAGLGAAMADALGVGLVVVAITYLSLVFGELVPKQIALRAPEVWAARAARPLSLVAVAAAPFVWLLDVSSKAVLFVLGQSGPADRGVTDEEVRTVLADARTSGLMEPAETDMIAGVMRIADRTAKGVMVPRLDVHTVDMSEGAETVMRRFAATGHSRMPVRDGGEDDVVGILRARDVLAAQADGRELDLRSLMVEAPVIPDGMPVLDLLESLKRAPAHMVLVFDEYGHFEGLVTPMDLLQAIAGEFPEGGASEPKIVEREAGGYLVAGWMPVDEFADLIGLPLDPDREYETVAGLVLDRSDSLPGVGDHVRIEGWDFEVVDLDGRRIDKLLVRRV from the coding sequence GTGACCGTCACCCTCCTCGTCATCCTCTTGCTCATCGCGCTCAACGGCCTGCTCGCCATGTCCGAGCTGGCGATCGTGACCGCGCGCGAGGCCCGGCTCAAGGTCATGGCCGATCGCGGCGATCGCGGCGCGAAGGCGGCGCTGGAGCTGGCGGCCGACCCAGGCCGGCTGCTGTCAAGCGTACAGATCGGCATCACCCTGGTGGGCGTGCTCGCCGGTGCGTTCTCAGGGGCCACGCTGGGAGCCGGGCTGGCCGCTGCGCTGGAACGCGCCGGGCTCGGCGCGGCGATGGCCGACGCGCTCGGCGTGGGGTTGGTGGTCGTGGCGATCACTTACCTGTCGCTGGTGTTCGGCGAGCTGGTCCCCAAACAGATCGCCCTGCGCGCTCCTGAAGTCTGGGCGGCGCGGGCCGCCCGGCCGCTGAGCCTCGTCGCGGTCGCTGCCGCGCCGTTCGTCTGGTTGCTCGACGTCTCCAGCAAGGCGGTGCTTTTCGTGCTGGGCCAGAGCGGGCCAGCCGACCGCGGCGTGACCGACGAGGAGGTGCGCACCGTGCTCGCGGACGCCCGCACCTCGGGCCTTATGGAGCCGGCCGAAACCGACATGATCGCAGGCGTCATGCGGATCGCAGACCGCACGGCGAAAGGCGTGATGGTGCCCCGGCTGGACGTGCATACGGTGGATATGTCCGAGGGCGCCGAAACCGTGATGCGCCGCTTCGCCGCGACCGGCCATTCCAGAATGCCGGTTCGGGACGGCGGCGAGGACGACGTTGTCGGAATCTTGCGCGCTCGCGACGTGCTCGCCGCCCAGGCCGACGGGCGTGAGCTCGACCTCAGATCGCTGATGGTCGAAGCGCCGGTCATTCCCGACGGCATGCCGGTGCTCGATCTGCTCGAATCCCTGAAACGCGCGCCCGCCCATATGGTGCTGGTCTTCGACGAGTACGGCCATTTCGAAGGCTTGGTCACGCCGATGGACCTCTTGCAGGCGATCGCCGGCGAGTTCCCCGAGGGCGGGGCGTCCGAACCCAAGATCGTCGAGCGCGAGGCGGGCGGTTATCTGGTGGCCGGATGGATGCCGGTCGACGAATTCGCCGACCTGATCGGCCTGCCGCTAGATCCAGACCGTGAGTACGAAACCGTCGCCGGTCTGGTTCTGGACCGGTCTGATTCACTGCCCGGCGTCGGCGATCATGTTCGCATCGAGGGATGGGATTTCGAAGTCGTCGATCTCGACGGCCGGCGGATCGACAAGCTTCTCGTCCGCCGGGTCTGA
- a CDS encoding DMT family transporter yields the protein MDLLTLLPPIAALGSAMAHSGMALFTKRAVDTLVFRSVTIVFGALLLSPILLTNPIPTAEVWPFLLGGVVMIWAFNMFMITAFRAGDMNLVYPVMRGAAPGLAAIGAWIVFSESLGVLDALGLAVASAALIAFAWPDRGRAPKAKAVGFALAAASMTALYTVVDAGGARLASSPFVYAAWHFAISSIALTVTAVIRRGPSRYLTAARAGWRGALACASLAAVSYTLILWAYAHAEIAPMAALRETSIVFGAILAALILKEPFGARRAVLAAVLAGGLAALQLG from the coding sequence ATGGACCTGCTCACCCTTCTTCCGCCGATCGCCGCCCTGGGCTCGGCGATGGCGCATTCGGGCATGGCCCTGTTCACCAAGCGCGCGGTCGATACACTCGTCTTTCGCTCGGTGACGATCGTCTTCGGCGCGCTGCTGCTCTCTCCGATCCTTCTGACCAATCCGATACCCACAGCTGAGGTCTGGCCGTTCCTGCTGGGCGGCGTGGTGATGATCTGGGCGTTCAACATGTTCATGATCACAGCCTTCAGGGCTGGAGACATGAACCTCGTCTACCCCGTCATGCGCGGCGCGGCGCCGGGTCTGGCCGCGATCGGCGCCTGGATCGTCTTCTCCGAAAGCCTCGGCGTGCTCGACGCGCTGGGCCTGGCGGTCGCCAGCGCCGCGCTCATCGCCTTCGCCTGGCCCGATCGCGGCAGGGCGCCGAAAGCCAAAGCAGTCGGCTTCGCACTGGCCGCAGCCTCGATGACGGCGCTCTACACGGTCGTCGACGCAGGCGGAGCGCGCCTTGCGAGCTCGCCCTTCGTCTATGCCGCCTGGCATTTTGCGATCTCCAGCATTGCGCTGACCGTCACGGCGGTCATCCGGCGCGGCCCGTCACGCTATCTGACCGCCGCGCGCGCAGGCTGGCGCGGGGCGCTCGCCTGCGCGAGCCTGGCGGCGGTGAGCTACACGCTGATCCTATGGGCCTACGCTCATGCCGAGATCGCGCCCATGGCCGCCTTGCGCGAGACCTCGATCGTGTTCGGCGCGATCCTCGCCGCGCTCATACTGAAAGAACCCTTCGGCGCGCGCAGAGCGGTGCTGGCCGCCGTGCTGGCGGGCGGGCTCGCCGCGCTTCAGCTGGGCTGA
- a CDS encoding septation protein IspZ, which yields MGEKTKTLGQGSKLLVDVGPAAVFMISYNVAKAMVGDAAIYWATGLFMAATALAVAWSILVQKRFPPMLMVTFVIVTAFGAMTIYLQDPIFVYIKPTIINVLFGITILVCFAFGFNVWRYLFGTIFEMPERIWFILAVRWALFFLLLALVNEVLWRHITDSVVTADQRWFDWLELSEQFWVNFRFFGVYPLFFVFVLANLPITMKYASEPGEPEKDAAKAEGEG from the coding sequence ATGGGTGAAAAGACCAAGACCCTCGGACAGGGCTCGAAACTGCTCGTCGACGTGGGCCCGGCCGCGGTCTTCATGATCAGCTACAATGTCGCCAAGGCCATGGTCGGCGATGCGGCGATCTACTGGGCGACAGGGCTGTTCATGGCCGCGACCGCGCTGGCGGTGGCCTGGTCGATCCTGGTGCAGAAGCGCTTTCCGCCGATGCTGATGGTCACCTTCGTGATCGTGACGGCCTTCGGCGCGATGACGATTTATCTGCAGGATCCGATCTTCGTCTACATCAAGCCGACGATCATCAACGTGTTGTTCGGCATAACGATTCTGGTCTGCTTCGCCTTCGGCTTCAATGTCTGGCGCTATCTGTTCGGCACCATATTCGAGATGCCCGAGCGCATCTGGTTCATCCTGGCCGTCCGCTGGGCGCTGTTCTTCCTGTTGCTCGCCCTGGTGAACGAGGTGCTCTGGCGGCACATCACTGATTCCGTGGTCACCGCCGACCAGCGCTGGTTCGACTGGCTGGAGCTGTCAGAGCAGTTCTGGGTGAATTTCCGCTTCTTCGGCGTCTACCCGCTCTTCTTCGTGTTCGTGCTGGCCAACCTGCCGATCACCATGAAATACGCCAGCGAACCCGGAGAGCCTGAGAAAGACGCCGCGAAGGCGGAAGGCGAAGGCTGA
- a CDS encoding DUF1223 domain-containing protein translates to MSTLFALLLALLAGQPAEADASPAPAETAGPVVVELFTSQGCPMCPGANALLGELADEPGVIAVAYGVSYWDVYGWTDEFAMAEFAARQQAYVDTGEAHRVYTPHFVVNGSPEKLRYSQERIRTAVASAAPLPVEAALSPAETGWTLTLDGPARIAPAQIWRVDFEPGLIEREIGGGPNEGKTVSHYQTARALTEIGAWSGGPLTLAIPPAPAGRDTAILIQDGPGGPLLAAAHAH, encoded by the coding sequence ATGAGCACGCTCTTCGCCCTTCTCCTCGCCCTTCTCGCCGGTCAACCTGCAGAGGCGGACGCCAGCCCCGCTCCGGCTGAGACCGCCGGGCCGGTCGTGGTCGAGCTGTTCACCAGCCAGGGCTGTCCGATGTGCCCCGGCGCGAACGCGCTTTTAGGCGAGCTGGCCGACGAGCCCGGCGTGATCGCCGTCGCCTACGGGGTGAGCTACTGGGACGTCTACGGCTGGACCGACGAGTTCGCCATGGCAGAATTCGCCGCCCGCCAGCAGGCCTATGTCGACACCGGCGAAGCCCACCGGGTCTACACCCCCCATTTCGTGGTCAACGGCTCGCCTGAGAAGCTGCGCTATTCGCAAGAGCGGATCCGCACAGCGGTCGCGAGCGCCGCGCCCCTGCCCGTCGAGGCCGCGCTGAGCCCGGCGGAGACCGGCTGGACGCTGACCCTGGACGGGCCGGCCCGCATCGCGCCGGCGCAGATCTGGCGGGTCGATTTCGAACCCGGCCTGATCGAGCGCGAGATCGGCGGCGGCCCCAACGAAGGCAAGACCGTCTCTCACTATCAGACCGCCCGCGCACTAACCGAGATCGGCGCCTGGTCCGGCGGTCCGCTCACCCTGGCGATCCCGCCGGCGCCTGCGGGCCGCGACACCGCGATCCTCATCCAGGACGGCCCGGGCGGCCCCTTGCTCGCCGCCGCGCACGCGCACTAG
- the nth gene encoding endonuclease III: protein MAAPKKTSAKKRRPPGLNREQAEEIFARLAEALPEPKTELEYHSPFTLVVAVALSAQATDVGVNKATRRLFAEADTPETMLALGEDGVREHIKTIGLFRNKAKNVIALSKMILEEFGGEVPQTRDELVRLPGVGRKTANVVLNEAFGQPTIAVDTHIFRVGNRTKLAPGKTPDEVEDRLERIVPEPYLKGAHHWLILHGRYVCKARKPECWRCAIADLCRFKDKTPAPK, encoded by the coding sequence ATGGCCGCTCCGAAAAAGACCTCCGCAAAGAAGCGCCGCCCGCCCGGGCTCAATCGCGAGCAGGCCGAGGAGATCTTCGCCCGGCTCGCCGAAGCCCTGCCCGAACCCAAGACCGAGCTCGAATACCACTCCCCTTTCACCCTGGTGGTCGCCGTCGCGCTGAGCGCGCAGGCCACCGATGTGGGTGTGAACAAGGCCACCCGCCGCCTCTTCGCCGAGGCCGACACGCCGGAGACGATGCTCGCGCTCGGCGAGGACGGGGTGCGCGAGCACATCAAGACGATCGGGCTGTTCCGCAACAAGGCGAAGAACGTCATCGCCCTTTCAAAGATGATCCTCGAGGAGTTCGGCGGCGAGGTGCCGCAGACCCGCGACGAACTCGTCCGGCTTCCCGGCGTCGGGCGGAAAACCGCCAACGTCGTGCTCAACGAGGCGTTCGGCCAGCCCACCATCGCGGTGGACACCCATATCTTCAGGGTCGGCAACCGGACGAAGCTCGCGCCGGGCAAGACCCCTGACGAGGTCGAGGACCGGCTCGAACGCATCGTGCCCGAGCCCTATCTCAAGGGCGCGCATCACTGGCTGATCCTGCACGGCCGCTATGTCTGCAAGGCGCGCAAGCCCGAATGCTGGCGCTGCGCCATCGCCGATCTCTGCCGCTTCAAGGACAAGACGCCCGCGCCGAAATAG
- a CDS encoding calcium/sodium antiporter, with the protein MSALFILAGLVLLVLGGEALVRGATGLAKAFGVSPLLIGLVVVGFGTSTPELTTSVTASLAGSPDVAVGNVVGSNIANILLILAATALLAPITVNAAAFRRDGPALALASIVAAAAIWLLPLSRLVGLALVALLLAYVVISYVIDRRTHDAGAALHEAEAESVSAPKRGMAVVFFLLGLVGVVGGARLLVDGATDLALAVGISEAVIGLTIVAVGTSLPELAASLSAARKGEGDIAFGNVVGSNIFNALFILGGAAVIAPFDLAPGAFGIDLLVMLGAAALLVVFALTGKRISRIEGAILLALYIAYMAWLALGA; encoded by the coding sequence TTGAGCGCCCTGTTCATTCTCGCCGGTCTCGTCCTTCTGGTGCTCGGCGGGGAGGCGCTCGTGCGCGGCGCCACGGGCCTTGCGAAAGCCTTCGGAGTCAGCCCGCTTCTGATCGGCCTGGTGGTGGTCGGCTTCGGCACCTCCACGCCTGAACTGACGACCTCGGTCACCGCGAGCCTCGCCGGATCGCCGGACGTGGCGGTGGGCAACGTGGTCGGCTCGAACATCGCCAACATCCTGCTCATCCTCGCCGCCACGGCGCTGCTCGCGCCGATCACGGTGAACGCGGCGGCCTTCCGGCGCGACGGTCCGGCGTTGGCGCTCGCCTCCATCGTGGCGGCCGCGGCGATCTGGCTGCTGCCGCTCAGCCGGCTGGTCGGCCTGGCGCTGGTTGCGCTGCTTCTGGCTTATGTCGTGATCTCCTACGTGATCGACCGGCGCACTCATGACGCCGGCGCGGCGCTTCATGAAGCCGAGGCGGAAAGCGTGTCCGCGCCCAAGCGCGGCATGGCGGTCGTGTTCTTCCTTCTGGGCCTTGTCGGCGTCGTCGGCGGCGCCCGCCTTCTGGTGGACGGGGCGACCGATCTCGCGCTCGCCGTCGGGATCAGCGAGGCCGTGATCGGGCTCACGATCGTGGCGGTGGGCACCTCGCTGCCCGAGCTCGCCGCCTCGCTCAGCGCCGCGCGCAAGGGCGAAGGCGACATCGCCTTCGGCAACGTCGTCGGCTCGAACATCTTCAACGCGCTTTTCATCCTGGGCGGCGCGGCGGTGATCGCGCCGTTCGATCTCGCCCCCGGCGCGTTCGGGATCGATCTTCTGGTGATGCTCGGCGCGGCGGCGCTTCTGGTGGTCTTCGCCCTGACCGGCAAGCGGATCAGCCGCATCGAAGGCGCGATCCTTCTGGCGCTCTACATCGCCTACATGGCCTGGCTGGCGCTCGGCGCGTAG
- the msrA gene encoding peptide-methionine (S)-S-oxide reductase MsrA, which produces MRLRSDTEYKTTLIPADKALPGRIQALPTASEHFVYGTPLKGEIPAGAEVAVFGMGCFWGVERVFWNLPGVLNTAVGYAGGITPNPTYEEVCSGRTGHTEAVRVVYDPKKISFGQLLKAFWENHDPTQGMRQGNDIGTQYRSAIYWTGEAQKQAAEKSAAAYTEALAAAGKGAPTTEIREAGPFYFAEDYHQQYLAKNPQGYCGIGGTGVACPIGVGVSAD; this is translated from the coding sequence ATGCGCCTTCGTTCCGACACCGAGTACAAGACGACCCTCATCCCCGCCGACAAGGCGCTGCCGGGCCGCATCCAGGCGCTGCCCACCGCGTCCGAACACTTCGTCTACGGCACGCCCTTGAAGGGCGAGATCCCCGCCGGCGCGGAGGTCGCGGTGTTCGGCATGGGCTGTTTCTGGGGCGTGGAGCGGGTGTTTTGGAACCTGCCGGGCGTGCTGAACACGGCTGTGGGCTATGCGGGCGGGATCACGCCGAACCCGACCTATGAAGAGGTCTGCTCGGGCCGCACCGGTCACACCGAAGCGGTGCGCGTGGTCTACGATCCCAAGAAGATCAGCTTCGGGCAGCTCCTCAAGGCGTTCTGGGAGAACCACGACCCGACCCAGGGCATGCGCCAGGGCAATGATATCGGCACCCAGTACCGCTCGGCGATTTACTGGACCGGCGAGGCGCAGAAGCAAGCGGCCGAGAAAAGCGCCGCCGCCTACACCGAAGCGCTGGCCGCCGCCGGAAAGGGCGCGCCGACCACCGAGATCCGCGAGGCCGGCCCGTTCTACTTCGCCGAGGATTATCACCAGCAGTATCTGGCCAAGAACCCGCAAGGCTATTGCGGCATCGGCGGCACCGGCGTCGCCTGCCCGATCGGGGTCGGCGTCAGCGCGGATTAA
- the dut gene encoding dUTP diphosphatase: MFDLPVKTLPHFDGLDLPRYETAGAAGLDLRAALPDAEPMTLEPGKWALVPTGLSIALPDGFEAQIRPRSGLAFKHGITCLNTPGTIDADYRGEIKIMLINLGPEPFVIERGERIAQMVIAQVSRIDWKPVESLDDTDRGQGGFGSTGR, from the coding sequence ATGTTCGACCTGCCCGTAAAGACCCTGCCCCATTTCGACGGGCTCGACCTGCCCCGCTATGAAACCGCCGGCGCGGCCGGGCTCGATCTGCGCGCCGCCCTGCCCGACGCCGAGCCGATGACGCTTGAGCCGGGCAAGTGGGCGCTCGTGCCCACGGGTCTGTCGATCGCTCTGCCCGACGGGTTCGAGGCCCAGATCCGCCCGCGTTCGGGCCTGGCGTTCAAGCACGGAATCACGTGTCTCAACACGCCGGGGACCATCGACGCGGACTATCGCGGCGAAATCAAGATCATGCTGATCAATCTCGGACCCGAGCCCTTCGTCATCGAACGCGGCGAGCGCATCGCCCAGATGGTGATCGCCCAGGTTTCCCGCATCGACTGGAAACCGGTCGAGAGCCTGGACGACACCGATCGCGGCCAGGGCGGCTTCGGTTCGACCGGGCGGTAG